The following coding sequences lie in one Pseudoalteromonas sp. Scap06 genomic window:
- a CDS encoding biotin-dependent carboxyltransferase family protein, with protein MIKVIKSGIQLTIQDLGRVGFRHLGVSRSGSLDTYAHIIANRLLNNTDNAAVLELTVGLCELQFQCDTVIALHGADLKATLDGHPLYPGWSYPIKAMQTLKFATGRGGSRAYIAVKGGIECPEVMGSKSTDLGAAIGGFNGRALQSGDVLAISPYTKPWLCNKGALTPPKRNIIRLHVGPHYELLTPECINAFCDTAFTINPNSNRMGVRLDHKNADIMQHTLSLPSVAVAPGSIQLPPDGNPIVLLNDGQTTGGYPLIAHVIEADLHQFAQFRTADPITFEFVSLEQANAAKNKLDAHLAQLKLSLSRYWD; from the coding sequence ATGATTAAAGTAATCAAGAGCGGTATTCAACTAACAATCCAAGATTTAGGCCGTGTGGGTTTTCGACATTTAGGGGTAAGCCGCTCAGGCAGCCTTGATACCTATGCTCACATTATTGCGAACCGTTTATTAAATAACACCGACAACGCTGCCGTGCTGGAATTAACCGTGGGTTTATGCGAACTGCAATTTCAGTGTGATACCGTTATTGCCCTTCATGGAGCCGACCTCAAAGCAACCCTTGATGGACACCCACTTTATCCAGGCTGGAGTTACCCAATAAAAGCAATGCAAACACTTAAATTTGCAACTGGCCGTGGTGGCTCCCGTGCTTATATTGCAGTAAAAGGCGGTATTGAATGCCCAGAGGTTATGGGTTCTAAATCTACCGATTTAGGGGCAGCCATTGGAGGCTTTAATGGCCGTGCACTGCAAAGCGGCGACGTGCTAGCCATAAGTCCTTATACTAAACCATGGTTATGTAATAAGGGCGCTCTTACCCCACCTAAACGTAATATTATCCGTTTACATGTTGGTCCTCATTATGAGCTACTAACACCCGAGTGCATTAATGCTTTTTGTGATACCGCATTTACTATTAATCCAAATAGTAATCGTATGGGCGTACGCCTGGACCATAAAAATGCTGATATTATGCAACATACACTTTCATTGCCCTCTGTAGCCGTAGCACCTGGGAGCATACAGCTTCCACCTGATGGCAATCCTATAGTGTTATTAAATGACGGGCAAACAACGGGGGGTTATCCTTTAATAGCGCATGTGATAGAAGCCGACTTACATCAGTTTGCACAATTTAGAACTGCTGATCCAATCACCTTTGAATTTGTATCACTTGAGCAAGCAAATGCTGCAAAAAATAAGCTCGATGCTCACCTAGCACAACTTAAGCTGAGTTTAAGCCGCTACTGGGATTAA